The sequence CTGCGCCGCGACCGGCGAGGCCACCACGGCGGCCGCCTTCCTCGGCGACGACACCCTCTGGCGGTCGGTACGCCGGGTGCTCGCCGCCCGCGACCTGGTGGTCACCGTCCGGGTCGCCGCGGCCCTGCACCCGGCCCCGAAGGCGGACCGGCGGGGGCTGGCCCGGGCCGCCGAGTCGGCGGTCCACCTGGTGCCGGCCCGGCCCGTCGCGTCTCGTCCGGTGACCGCGCCGACCGGTCCGGGCCTCCTCCAGGCGGCAGATTCGACCCGGGCAGCGGCTGCCGGGTGGACGGCTGTGTCCCCGCCGGCTGACCTCGGTGCCTCGACAGGCGCAAGGGAGCTGGACCGGGCGGCCTGACGCGCACCCGACTCGCGACGTGTCTTGTTCTATCGCGATGTATCGCGTTACGCTGCCCCCGAGCGCGGGCCGTCGGCCATGCGCATCGAGGGGAGGACGCCATGACCAGCTGGACGGTCGAGCAGCCGCGACGCTTCACCCTGGACGACCCGGTCACCGAGATCGACGTGCGGCTGATCAGCGGTCGGCTCAACGTGGTCGCCACCGACGGCCCGGCCCGGGTCGACATCACGCAGGCCGGCGGCGAGGGCCGGCCGATCCACGTCGAGCACCGCGACGGGCGGCTCAGCATCGTCCAGGAGCGGAAGTTCCGCTGGTCGGAGGTGTTCCGGTGGGTCGGCCCACTGGCCCGGTGGCCCCGGGTCGACGTCTCCGTCGCGGTCCCCGCCCACGTGGCGGCCACCCTCAAGCTGATCGACGGCTCGCTGGTCGCCTCCGGGCTGCGCGGGCGGACCCGGGCCGACGTGACCTCCGGCCAGATCACCCTGATGGGGCTGCGCGGCGCCACCGCGGCGAAGATCGTCTCCGGTCCGGTCGAGGCGCTCGGGGTGGCCGGCGAGGTCACCCTGGAGACCGTCTCCGGCGAGGTCATCCTGGCCGACAGCGCGCCGGCCCAGGTCCGCGCGCACACCGTCTCCGGCGCCATCACCTGCGACTTCGACAACCCCCGCCGCAGCGAGATCCGGCTCAGCACGATCTCCGGCAGCATCACCGTGCGGGTCCGGGAGGACAGCGACCTCGCCGTCCGGCTGCACACCACCTCCGGCCGCATCACCAGCGGCTTTCCCCAGGTGCTGGCCAGCCGGGGGCTGGCCGCGGTGCGCGACAGCGAGGGCGTCCTCGGGGCGGGCGAGGGTAAGCTCTGGGCCTCCGCGACGTCGGGCAGCATCGCGCTGCTCGCCCGTCCGGTGGACGACGACCAGGAGGAGCTGCTGTGACCGCCGTGTTCAGTCACGGGCGGCTCCGGCTCTACCTGCTCAAGCTGCTCGACGACGGCCCGAAGCACGGCTACGAGCTGATCCGGCTGCTGGAGGACCGCTTCCTCGGCCTGTACGCCCCGAGCGCCGGCACCATCTATCCCCGCCTGCAACGGCTGGAGGTGGAGGGGCTGGTCACCCACACCGCGGCCGGCGGCCGCAAGGTCTACGAGATCACCGAGGGCGGCCGGGCGGAGCTGCGGCAACGCGCCGACGAGCTGGCCACCCTGGAGACCGACATCACCGCCTCGGTGCAGGACCTCTCCGCCCTCGCCGGCGAGATCCAGACCGAGGTACGCGGCTCGGTCCGTGACCTCAAGCGCGAGCTGCGCGAGGCGGCCCGGCAGACCCGGCAGACCCGCTGGGACCGACCGGTGCCGCCGCCGGCCCCCGGGCCCGCCGCCTCACCGCTGCTGACCGAGTTCGACCAGCGGCTGGCCGCCTTCACCATGGAGGTCGGCGGGCTGGTCCGGGCGCACCGGCTCTCAGACAACCAGTTGCGAACCGCGATCCGGGTCCTCGACGGCGCGCTCGACGGGCTGCGCCGGCTGCTGCGCTGACCCGGCTCACAGGGTCTTTTCAGGAAGCGTCCAGCGCCGGCGCAGCCGCGTCGCGGATGATGGCGAGCATGGCCGCTACCCAGACCGAGGCGCGACTGCTCGTCGTCGAGGACGATCCCAACATCCTCGAACTGCTCTCCGCCAGCCTGCGCTTCGCCGGCTTCGACGTGGCCACCGCCACCAGCGGCAGCGCGGCGTTGAGCACCGCGAAGGACCACCGTCCCGACCTCGTGGTCCTCGACGTGATGCTGCCCGACCTGGACGGCTTCGAGGTCATCCGGATGCTCCGCGAGGGCGGCGCCCGTACCCCGGTGGTGTTCCTGACGGCGCGGGACGCCACCGACGACAAGATCCGTGGCCTCACCCTGGGCGGCGACGACTACGTCACCAAGCCGTTCAGCCTGGAGGAGCTGACCGCCCGGATCCGCGCGGTGCTACGGCGTACGGCCACCGGCGAGCACGCCCCCTCCCGGCTCACCTTCGCCGACCTGGAGCTGGACGAGGAGACCCACGAGGTGCACCGGGCCGGCCAGCGGGTGCAGCTTTCGCCGACCGAGTTCAAGCTGCTGCGCTACCTGATGCTCAACGCCAACCGGGTGCTCAGCAAGGCGCAGATCCTGGACCACGTCTGGAACTACGACTTCCGGGGCGACGACAACATCGTCGAGTCCTACATCTCGTACCTGCGGCGCAAGGTGGACAACACCGAGCCCCGGCTGATCCACACCCTGCGCGGGGTGGGCTACGTGCTGCGCAAGCCGGCAGCGTGAGCGTCCTCCACGACGCCAAGGGAAAGCTCCGTAGCGTCCCGTTGCGGGTCAAGCTGGTCGCGTCGGTGCTGGCGCTGGTCGCCGCCGCGCTGGTCGTGATCAGCTCGCTGACCACGTACTTCCTCCGCAACTACCTGGTCGGCCAGGTGGACGCCGAGCTCCAGGCGGCCAGCGTCCAGGTCGGCCGGGTCCTGCCCGACCTGCAGTCCGGTCGGGTGCGCGCCTCGCTGCCCACCGACTACGTCGTCGCCCTGGCCAACGCCGACGGCGGCGAGATCATCGGATACGACCCGGTCCTGGAGCGCGACGACCTGCCGCCGATCCCGGCCGACGTGGCCGGCTTCCGGGCCGAGGAGGGTGACCCCTTCACCGTCCGGGCCCAGGACGGCCACGACCGCTGGCGGATGCTCTACCGCGAGCTGCCGGACGGCAGCGTGCTGGCGGTCGGGCAGCACCTCACCGACGTCGACCTGGCCGTCAAGCGGCTGGTCTGGATAGACCTCCTGGTCGGCGGGGCGGTGCTGATCCTGCTCGCCTCGATCGGCGCGGCGATCGTACGGACCAGCCTCAAGCCGCTGGTGGAGATCGAGCGCACCGCCGCCGCGATCGCCGGGGGCGACCTCACCAGACGGGTGCCCGACCCGGAGGAGGGGCAGGAGTGCGCGACCTCCGAGCTGGGCCGGCTCTCCCGCGCACTGAACGCGATGCTGGCCCAGATCGAGGCCGCCTTCACCGCCCGGGCCGCGTCGGAGACCGCCGCCCGCTCGGCCGAGTCCGGCGCCCGGGACGCGGCTCACGCCGCGCAGATCTCCGAGGCGCGGGCCCGCCGCTCGGAGGAGCGGATGCGGCAGTTCGTCGCGGACGCCTCGCACGAGCTGCGTACCCCGCTGACCACCATCCGGGGCTTCGCCGAGCTGTACCGGCAGGGCGCGGCCCGCGCGCCCGAGCAGACCGCCGACCTGCTGCGCCGCATCGAGGACGAGGCGGCCCGGATGGGACTGCTGGTGGAGGACCTGCTGCTGCTGGCCCGGCTGGACCGGGAACGCCCCCTCTCGCTGGCCCCGGTCGAGCTGCCGGTGCTCGCCTCCGACGCCGTGCAGGCCGCCCGGGTGGTCGCCCCCGACCGGCGGATCGAGCTGGAGATCGAGCCCGGCTCGGGCCAGCTGGTGGTGCACGGCGACGACGCCCGGTTGCGGCAGGTCATCGGCAACCTGATGACCAACGCGCTCACCCACACCCCGCCCGAGGCGTCGGTGACCCTGCGGCTACGCACCGAGCCGGGGAACCTGGCCGTGGTGGAGGTGGCCGACACCGGCCCGGGCCTCACCCCGGAGCAGGCCGAGCGGGTGTTCGAGCGCTTCTATCGCGCCGACGCGGCGCGGACCCGCCGGGCGAGCGGGATCACCAGCACCGGCCTGGGGCTGGCCATCGTCGCCGCCCTGGTCGCCGCCCACCACGGCACCGTGCAGGTCGCCGAGACCCCGGGCGGCGGGGCGACCTTCCGGGTGCGGCTGCCGCTGCTGCCGGACGTCGACGGCGGGACCGAGTGACTTTCAGAAAACATTCAGGCGGGTTCCAGGCTGGTGCCAGTGCGACGGGAGAAAGTGGAGCCATGACCGAGTTCGAGACCGACCCGCAGCGGCGGCCGGCCGCCCCCGACGCGGAGCCGTCGCACGCCACCGCCGAGCTGTCCCGCGTCGAGCGCGGGCAGTCCGACTCCACCGAACCTCGCCCGGCCGCCCCGGGCGACGCCGCCGGCACCGCGGGGGAGCCGGCCGGCACCGAGCCGAGCGCCGGCACCACGCCGGACGCCCAGACCTCCGCCGCCCCGTACGCCGGCCAGACCTCCGCCGCCCCGTACCCGGGCGCCGGGCAGACCTCCGCCGCGCCGTACGCCGGCCAGACTCCCGGTGCCGGGTACCCGTCGGCCGGGTACCCGCAGGCGGGTCAGGCCTCCGCCGCGCCGTACCCGGGCGGGGCGCACGGTGGCGAGCAGGCCTACCGACCCGGCTACCAGCCGTACCCGTCCCCCGGTCAGTACCCGGCCGCCGGCTACCAGCCCGGCCAGCAGTCCGGCTGGACGGCGGGCTACCCGGGTGCCCAGGGGCCCGGTGGGCCGGTCCCGCCGCAGCACGGCGGGCAGCCGGTGCCGCCCTGGGCCGCCGGCCCGCGCCCCTCGAAGGTGGCCAAGTTCGTCGGCGCCGGCGTGGCGGTCTTCGCCCTGATGCTCGGCTCCGGCGTGGCCGGTGGCGCGCTCGCTCTCGCGGTCGACGGCGACTCCGGCGGCATCACCCGCACCTACTCGGCCGCCCCGGTGATCAACAGCGCCGACCTGCCGAAGATCGCCGCCGCCGTGCAGGACAGCGTGGTCTCCATCATCACGGACAACGGCGAGGGCTCCGGCGTGGTCCTGAGCGCGGACGGCTTCGTGCTGACCAACAACCACGTGGTCGCCTCCGCCTCCGGCGACACGGTCCGGGTGGTCTTCGCCGACGGCAAGAGCGCCCAGGCCAAGATCGTCGGTACCGACCCGAAGACCGACCTCGCCGTGGTCAAGGCCAGCGGCGTCAGCGACCTGAAGGCCGCGAAGTTCGGCGACAGCGACGGAATGCAGGTCGGCGACCAGGTGCTCGCCCTGGGCAGCCCGCTGGGCCTGCAGGGCTCGGTCACCGCCGGCATCCTCAGCGCCCGGGACCGGACCATCCAGGCCGGCGAGAACGGGCAGCAGAACCCGCAGCAGGGTGCCAGCTCGATCTCCGGGCTGCTCCAGACCGACGCGCCGATCAACCCCGGCAACTCCGGCGGCGCGCTGGTCAACACCCGGGGTGAGGTGATCGGCATCAACACCGCGATCGCCACCGCCGGACAGGGCAGCAGCGGCAACATCGGCGTCGGCTTCGCGATCCCCAGCAACAAGGCCAAGGACGTCGCCGAGAAGCTCCAGCGCGGCGAGAAGGTCAGCCACCCGTCCCTCGGGGTGAGCGTCAACGCCGCCGAGGACGGCGGGGCGCTGGTCGCCGCGGTCGTGCCGGGCAGCGCCGCCGAGAAGGCCGGCATCCAGCGGGGCGACGTGATCACCCGGTTCGGCGACAAGGTCGTCAAGGACTCCAACGACCTGGTCGGCGCCGTGCAGGCCGGCAAGGTCGGCGACCGGGTCGAGGTGACCTACAAGCGAAATGGTGCCGAGGCGAAGGCAACCGTGACGCTCGCCGAGACGTCATAACACCAGACCTGCCTCCTCCGGGGCGGCGGGTGGCGGAGCCAAGGGGGTTGGCTCCGTCACCCGTCGCCTTTTTCGCACCCCGTGGCACCCGACGCCGGTCCGGTGCCGGTTCACCCCAACCGGGTGAACCGGCCTCACCCGGGCAGTCGGCATTCTCGCCAGGAGCCGACCGCACGGGAGGGGACGTGATGACGACGGCAGCGGCCACCCGCACCGATCCGGACATCCAGCGCGACGTGCTCGACGAACTGGCCTGGGACCCGCAGGCCCAGCCGCACGAGATCGGGGTGAGCGTCGCCGAGGGCGTGGTCACCCTGACCGGCCGGGTGGACAGCTACGCCCGCAAGTGGGCGGCGCAACGCTGCGCGCACCGGGTACGAGGCGTGCGGGCCGTCGCCGACGACATCGAGGTACGCCTGCCCGGCCTGGACGGTCAGGACGACGGTGAACTCGCCCTCGCCGCCGTACGGGCGCTGGAATGGGACAGCTTCGTGCCCGCCGAGCGGCTGGACGTGACGGTCTCCGCCGGCTGGCTGATGCTGCGCGGCGAGGTGGAGTTCGGCTACCAGCGGCGCACCGCCGAGCAGGAGCTGCGCCGGCTGCGGGGCGTACGCGGGGTGACCAACCTGGTCGAGGTGGTGCCGCCGGCCCCGCCCAGCGCCGAGCAGACCGCCCTGGACCTGCGCCGGGCGTTGCGCCGCCGGACCGGCACCGAGGCGATCACCGTCGAGCTGGCCGGCGACATCGTCGTTTTGGGCGGCACCGTCCGCTCCTGGTGGGAGCGGGACGAGGCGGAGCGGGTCGCCTGGTCGGCACCGGGCGTACGGGCCGTCGACGACCGTCTCGTCGTCACCGGGTGAGCCGCCCGCCGCGTCCGCCGAATGTCCGTTTAGCGCAGCCGGGGTGGGGAAATCGCCGCCGATCCCGCTCACCGGGAAGCAACGGGGAGGACCTGTGGCCGTGACCCACCGTCCGTCGGAGAGCCCGCCGGGAAGGCCGCTGCGGATCGCGATGGTGGTCCCGCCGTGGCTGTCGGTGCCGCCGCCCGGCTACGGCGGGCTGGAACAGGTGGTGCACGGGCTGGTGGACCGGCTGGTCGAGCGCGGCCACGGGGTGACCCTGTTCGGCGCGGGCCGGCACCACGGCACCGCCGCCGATTTCGTCTCCACCGTCGAGGACCTCCAGTACGCCCGGCTCGGCGAGGCGCTGCCGGAACTGGCCCACCTGGCCCGGGTGAAGCACCTGGTCACCGAAGCCGACTTCGACGTGATCCACGACCACACCACGATCGGCCCGCTGGTCGCCGGCCGGCGGGCGGTACCGACCGTGGCCACCGTGCACGGCAACCCCGTCGGCGAGTACGGCACCGTGCTCAGCGACGTCGACCGGGGCGTGGGGCTGGTGGCCATCTCGCACACGCAGCGCCGGCTGAACCCGGGCCTGCCCTGGGTGGGGACCGTGCACAACGCGATGGACCCGCGGGAGTTCCCGCACAAGCAGGACCCTGGCCGGGGCCCGGTGCTCTGGCTGGCCCGGTTCAGCCCCGACAAGGGCCCGGACCTCGCGATCCGCGCCTGCCGGCAGGCGGGCCTGCCGCTGACCCTGGCCGGCAAGTGCAACGAGCCCGCCGAGCGGCGCTACTTCGCCGAGGTCGTCGAGCCGCTGCTGGACGAGGACGTCACCGTGGTGTTCAACGCCGACCGGGAGGCGACCATCCGGCTGATGGTGGACGCGCGCTGCCTGATCATGCCGATCCAGTGGGACGAGCCGTTCGGCATGGTGATGGTGGAGGCGATGGCGACCGGTACGCCGGTCGTGGCGCTGCGACGCGGCGCCGTGCCGGAGCTGGTGGTGGACGGGGTCACCGGGCTGATCCGGGACCGCGCCGACGAGTTGCCGGCGGCGCTGCGGGCGGCGGACCGGCTGGACCCGGCGGCCGCCGTCGCGCACGTGGCCCGGAACTTCTCCACCGACCGGATGGCCGAGGGCTACGAGGCGGTGTACCGGCAGGTCGCCCTCGCCCGGGAGCCGACGCCGGTCGCCACCCGCTGACCGCGAGCCGCCGGACGGGCGCAGCCCCGACCGGAGGTCAGACCCGGCTGGTGCCGAGGTCCACGATGGCCGCGTCGAGCCGGCGTGCGTACGCCGGGGTGATGCCGCCCTCGTCGACGCGGTGGGTGACCTTCTCGCGCAGCAGCGCCACCGGCTCGGCCAGGTCGGAGCGCCCGTCGGCGGCCGCCCGGGTCAGGTTGGCCAGCACGTTGCGCAGGTCGGTGCCGACGTCGGCGCGGACGTCGCCGAGACGTACCCCGTCGTCGATGAGCCGGCGCAGCCGCTCGGCGGCCTCGGTGAGCCCGCCGGCGCCCTGCCCGCCGTCCGGGGTGGGTCGCGGTCGGGGCGGCGGCGCGTTGGTCGCCGCCGTGGTCGGCTCCCGTGGCGGGAGGGTGGCCGGTTCGGCGGGCGGGATCGCCGGCTGCACCGCCGGGGCGCCGGTCCGCCGGGCGTCCGGCGGCGGCGTGGACTCCGGCACCAGGGTCGGGGCGAGCAGCGCGGCGGCCGTGGTCACCACCACCAGCCCGGCCACCACCAGCAGCGGCTGCCGTCGCGACGGCGCTGCGGTCTGCCCGGATCGTCCGGCCGGTTCCGCCTGCCCGGCCGCCTGCCCGGCCGCCTGCCCGGCCGCCTGCCCGGCCGCCTGCCCGGCCGCCTGCCCGGCCGCCTGCCCGGCCGCCTGCCCGGCCGGCTGGCCGGGCAGCGCGGGCAGGGTCACGGTCGGCGCGAGCATCGTGGCCGCCTGCGGGTCGCCGGGCAGCAGCTGGTCGCGCAGTGCCGCGGCCACCTGATGCGCGGTGGGCCGGTCGCGCGGGTCGCGGGCCAGGCAGCGCAGGCAGGTACGGGCGACCGCCGGCGGCAGCCCCGGCACACCGTCCAGGGTGGGCGGTTCGTCGTCGGCCAGCGCCTCGCCGAGCTGCTCCCAGGTGTCCGCCGGGTACGGCACCTGGCCGGTCAGCGTCTCGTAGAGCAGCACGCCGAGGGAGTAGACGTCGGTGGCCGGCTGGGCCGGCGCCCCGTTGAGCCGCTCCGGCGCCACGTACGCGGGGGTGCCGAAGGTGCCGCCGTCCTCGTCCTCGTCCGGGGCGCCGACGTGGGTGGCGATGCCGAAGTCCAGCACCTTCGCGCCGACCCGGGTCATCATCACGTTGGACGGGGTGATGTCCCGGTGCACGATGCCGAGCCGGTGCGCGGCCGCGAGGGCCTCGGCCACCTGGGCGCCCACCTCGACCGCATCGGCCCAGGGCAGCGGCCCCTCGGTGAGCCGGTGCTCCAGCTCCTCCCCGGTGAGCAGCTCCATCACCACGAAGGAGGTGATCGAGCCGTCCGGGGCGAGCGTCTCGCCGTAGTCGTGCACCGAGGTCACGTGCGGGTGGACCAGCTGGGCGGCGGAGCGGGCCTCCTCGCGGACCATGTCCCGGAAGCGGGCGTCCGCGGCCAGGGAGGGAGCGAGCACCTTGACCGCGACGATCCGGTCGAGCACCTCGTCGCGGGCCCGCCAGATCACCGACATGCCACCGGCCCCGATCTGGTCGACGAGCCGGTACCGGCGGGCCAGCAACCTGCCGGCGTGCAGCGCTGCCATCAGTGATCGCACCTGCCTGGGGGTGGGGGCGGTATCAGGTTGCGGGAATGTGTCCGCGGTGTCAACGGTCGTCCGAATTCGCGGTCACCCTCCGTCGTGGACGGCTCGCGCGCCGCCACCTGGACCCGGCCGGACCCGGGTGACCAGCGGCTGGACCGGGCCCGGCGGCGGGCACGTGCCAGGATGAACGACATGGCTGGGGGTCCGGTGGCGTTCGTGCTCGGCGGCGGGGGAGTGCTCGGCGCGGTCGAGGTGGGCATGCTGCGCGCCTTGTTTCGCGCCCGGATCCGCCCGGACGTGGTGCTCGGCACCTCCATCGGGGCGGTCAACGGCGCGCTGGTCGCCGCCGACCCGACCGAGGCGGTCACCGACCGGCTGGTCCGGCTCTGGGCCTCGCCGGAGGCGAGCGAGGTGTACGGCGACTCGGTCGCCCGCCAGCTGCGCCGGTTCGCCGCGCGTACCCACCTGCACTCGCCCCGGCCGCTGCGCAAGCTGCTGGAGTCCGAACTGGGCGCCGAGACCACCTTCGCCGACCTGAAGGTGCCGTTCCGTTGCTGCGCGGCGAACATCGAGCGGGCCGCCGAGCACTGGTTCGACAGCGGTCCGCTGGTGCCGGCCGTGCTCGCCTCGGCCTCCGTGCCCGGGCTGCTGCCACCGGCCCGGATCGACGACCAGCACTACATCGACGGGGGGATCGTCAACTCCATCCCGATCGGTGAGGCGGTGGCGCTGGGCGCGCGGCAGATCTTCGTACTCCAGGTGGGTCGGATCGAACGGGAGCTGACGCCGCCCCAGCGGCCCTGGGAGATCGCCCAGGTCGCGTTCGAGATCGCCCGGCGGCACCGGTTCGCCCGGGAGATGGCGGCGCTGCCCGACGGGGTGGAGGTGCACGTGCTGCCCACCGGTGGGCTGAAGCCCCGCGACGACAGCCCGTGGGCCTACCGGGACATGGCGGCGGTGGGGCGGCGGATCAGCCGGGCCTACACCGCCTCCCGGCACTACCTGGCCACCCAACTGGACCACTGATGCCGCTGCCACCCCGGTGGGTACGCCGGATGCTGCTGGCCCCCGGCGTGGTGCTGCTCGCGCTGGCCGTGGTCCTCACGGTGCCGGTCTGGGCGCTGCTCGGCCTGGCGCTGTCGCCCTTCGTGCCCGGCCGGCTGCGGCCGCTGCGCCTGCTCTGGATCGGCTCCGTCTACCTGGTCTGGGACGCGGCGGCGCTGGCCGCGCTCTTCCTGCTCTGGCTGGCGTCCGGGTTCGGGCTGTTCAAGCGCTCGCCGGCCTTCCAGCGCGCGCACTACGTGCTCGCCGGCCGCTTCCTGCGGGTGCTCTTCTGGCAGGCTCGCTGGACGCTGCGGCTGAGCATCGACGTGGTCGGCACCGACCCGGACACGGCCCTGCCCGGCCGGCCGGAGCTGGTGCTCTGCCGGCACGCCGGGCCGGGTGACTCGTTCATCCTGATCCACGCGCTGGTCAACTGGTTCCACCGCGAGCCGCGGATCGTGCTCAAGGAGAGCCTGCAGTGGGACCCGGCGATCGACGTGCTGCTCAACCGGTTGCCCAACCGGTTCATCGCGCCCGGCCCGGACGGCCGTGACTCGGCGGTCCGGCAGGTCGGCCAGCTCGCCACCGACCTCGACGACGACGACGCGTTCGTGATCTTCCCGGAGGGCGGCAACTTCACGCCCGGCCGCCGGCTGCGGGCCATCGCCCGGCTCCGCGCGCTCGGGCTGGAGCGGATGGCGGCGCGCGCCGAGCGGATGCGGCACGTGCTGGCGCCGCAGCCCGGCGGACTGCTCGCCGCGCTGGACGCCGCCCCGGATGCCGGGGTGATCTTCGTGGCGCACACCGGGCTGGACCGGATGGTCACCGTGGCCGACGTCTGGCGGGAGCTGCCGATGGACAAGCGGATCGTGATGCGCTTCTGGTCGGTGCCGCCGGAGCAGGTGCCGACCGACCGGCAGGAGCGCATCGACTGGCTCTTCGACTGGTGGGCCCGGATCGACACCTGGGTCGCCGCCAACCGCGACGGCGTGTCGACCGGCTGACCGCGCGGGTCGGGGCCGGCCGTGGCGACGCCGCGTAGGGTGCGCTGATGGAACAGATCTGCGTGGTCACGACGGTGGTGGACGCGCGCCCGGTCGCGGACGCGCTCGCGGCCGAGGCGGTCGCCGGGCGGCTGGCGGCCTGCGCGCAGGTGGGCGGCCAGGTCGACAGCACCTACTGGTGGCGGTCCGCCGTGGAGACCGGCAGCGAGTGGTCGGTGCAGTTCAAGACCGCCCCCGACCGGGTGGTCGCGCTGGTCGACCGGCTCCGCGCCGCCCATCCGTACGAGGTGCCGGAGATCCTGGTGTCCCGGGTGGAGTGCGGGGAGCCGGCGTACGCCGCCTGGGTGCACGAGAACACCCGTATTTAGGGGTACCTGGCGGAGCAGGTGGCCGGATCGATCAGGAATCGAGAAGTGCGGGTCATGGTGCGCACCTAACGTGATCGTCATGGACATCACCATTCACACCAGCGTCCTGCCGCATGTCGACCCGGACGCCTCCCTGGCCTTCTACCGCGACGTCCTCGGCTTCGAGGTCCGCAACGACGTCGGACAGGGCAAGATGCGGTGGATCACGGTCGGCCCCGTCGGCCAGCCCGACACGTCCATCCTCCTGGCGCCGCCGGCCGTCGACCCCGGGGTCACCGAGGACGAGCGCCGCACCATCGCCGAGATGATGGCCAAGGGCACTTACGGCTGGATCCTGCTGGCCACCCGGGACCTCGACGGCACCTTCGAGAAGCTGCAGGCCGGCGACGCCGAGGTCGTCCAGGAGCCGATCGAGCAGCCGTACGGCATCCGCGACTGCGCCTTCCGCGATCCCGCGGGCAACCTGGTCCGCATCCAGGAACTCCGCTGAACCCTCCGGTCGTCGAGCACCCCGGTCGCCTGCTCGGCAGGGGACCCGGGTGCTCACGGACATCGATGAAAGGAGTTCTCCCATGTGTCACCCCTCATGGGGGCGCGCACTCGCCGAGGCGCAG comes from Micromonospora purpureochromogenes and encodes:
- a CDS encoding VOC family protein — its product is MDITIHTSVLPHVDPDASLAFYRDVLGFEVRNDVGQGKMRWITVGPVGQPDTSILLAPPAVDPGVTEDERRTIAEMMAKGTYGWILLATRDLDGTFEKLQAGDAEVVQEPIEQPYGIRDCAFRDPAGNLVRIQELR
- a CDS encoding 1-acyl-sn-glycerol-3-phosphate acyltransferase; protein product: MPLPPRWVRRMLLAPGVVLLALAVVLTVPVWALLGLALSPFVPGRLRPLRLLWIGSVYLVWDAAALAALFLLWLASGFGLFKRSPAFQRAHYVLAGRFLRVLFWQARWTLRLSIDVVGTDPDTALPGRPELVLCRHAGPGDSFILIHALVNWFHREPRIVLKESLQWDPAIDVLLNRLPNRFIAPGPDGRDSAVRQVGQLATDLDDDDAFVIFPEGGNFTPGRRLRAIARLRALGLERMAARAERMRHVLAPQPGGLLAALDAAPDAGVIFVAHTGLDRMVTVADVWRELPMDKRIVMRFWSVPPEQVPTDRQERIDWLFDWWARIDTWVAANRDGVSTG
- a CDS encoding patatin-like phospholipase family protein: MAGGPVAFVLGGGGVLGAVEVGMLRALFRARIRPDVVLGTSIGAVNGALVAADPTEAVTDRLVRLWASPEASEVYGDSVARQLRRFAARTHLHSPRPLRKLLESELGAETTFADLKVPFRCCAANIERAAEHWFDSGPLVPAVLASASVPGLLPPARIDDQHYIDGGIVNSIPIGEAVALGARQIFVLQVGRIERELTPPQRPWEIAQVAFEIARRHRFAREMAALPDGVEVHVLPTGGLKPRDDSPWAYRDMAAVGRRISRAYTASRHYLATQLDH
- the cutA gene encoding divalent-cation tolerance protein CutA, yielding MEQICVVTTVVDARPVADALAAEAVAGRLAACAQVGGQVDSTYWWRSAVETGSEWSVQFKTAPDRVVALVDRLRAAHPYEVPEILVSRVECGEPAYAAWVHENTRI